The Risungbinella massiliensis sequence CTTTTGAATCAGTTACAAATGGTTCTATATGGTGGAAGCAACCAAATGAAAGTGCCAAAAGAGCCGTACAGGATGCCATTAATGGATCTGATCCATCAGGTGGCGCACTGTTCTTCTTCAACCCAAGAACTGCAACATCTCCTTGGGTCAAAAACGAACTTGTAACGATCAAAACAATCGGTAAGCATGCATTCGCCATAAAGAAAAAGAAGCCGCCACAACGGAATGGCTACACAAATAACAGCTATACCTATGGCAATTTTAACAACGGTTATAACAATGGCTACAACTATGACAATTATAATAACGGATACAACAATAATGGCTGGCAGTGGGAACGTCTACCTGACTAATAGTCCCCAAATTATTGCAAGATAGAGAGATACCACTTG is a genomic window containing:
- a CDS encoding cell wall hydrolase — translated: MFFNMFRGYSQADIQLLERVVFAEAQGEPYQGQVAVAAVILNRLKSPDFPNTISQIIYQPSAFESVTNGSIWWKQPNESAKRAVQDAINGSDPSGGALFFFNPRTATSPWVKNELVTIKTIGKHAFAIKKKKPPQRNGYTNNSYTYGNFNNGYNNGYNYDNYNNGYNNNGWQWERLPD